Proteins encoded by one window of Macaca fascicularis isolate 582-1 chromosome 10, T2T-MFA8v1.1:
- the LOC102136182 gene encoding putative BPIFA4P protein, with amino-acid sequence MLNVSGLFILLCGLLASSSAQEVLAGVSSQLLNDLTQGLLRADFLPSLQTISLQKSLSSAFDVVSGLLDILGPPLTNEIDTVRIQVKNPQLLQVSIESTPQRKEATVRVPFISELIVQLLTLKPFTANMQSDIKVQIRLEKNVGGRYELAFGNCRLLPEAIWIQTGAQLAPAAKFVVANIERNLKNIVAHDLGQKVCPVINKWLYNLEQHVVKELINLVLLQEKYQVTI; translated from the exons ATGCTGAATGTCTCCGGCCTCTTCATTCTCCTCTGTGGGCTGCTTGCCTCATCCTCTGCACAGGAGGTCCTGGCTGGAGTTTCTTCCCAGCTCCTTAATG ATTTGACGCAAGGACTCCTCAGGGCAGACTTTCTTCCCAGCCTGCAGACAATCAGCCTCCAGAAATCATTGAGTAGTGCCTTCGACGTTGTATCAGGCCTCCTGGACATCTTGGGGCCTCCACTCACCAATGAGATCGACACTGTTAG GATACAGGTGAAAAATCCTCAACTCCTCCAAGTCTCCATCGAGAGCACCCCTCAAAGAAAGGAGGCCACTGTACGAGTACCATTCATATCTGAGTTGATCGTGCA GCTCCTGACCTTGAAGCCCTTCACAGCTAATATGCAGTCAGATATAAAAGTCCAGATTCGTTTGGAGAAGAATGTAGGTGGCAGATATGAACTTGCCTTTGGGAACTGCAGACTCTTGCCTGAGGCTATCTGGATCCAAACTGGAGCCCA ACTCGCCCCAGCAGCAAAATTTGTTGTGGCAAACATagagagaaacctgaaaaacataGTAGCCCATGATCTGGGGCAAAAG GTGTGTCCTGTGATTAATAAATGGCTCTACAACCTGGAGCAGCATGTGGTTAAAGAATTGATTA ATCTGGTCCTGCTGCAGGAAAAGTACCAAGTCACCATCTAA